The Bacteroidota bacterium region CTTTGGAGAATACGAAATAGTTTTGGCAGCATTCACTTTATAATTCCAAATTCCATTCTTCTTACTAAATGTACAATGCGCAATATCCAACCCATCTAGTGAAGTACCCGACATTACTCCAATAATTGTTACCCTCGATGTAAGACTCATGTTATTTCTCGACTTCTTTATATTTGAAATTGTAGTTGCTTGATTAAAAAAAACAATATATATTAAATTTTCAATTTTAAAAATACATCTATACAATTAACTACTTTAGTTAGATTACTAATTTTTTAGCAATGGCAAAACGTATCATTTTAGCTTTTTTTATCGGAGCAACTACATTGCCCAACTTTTTTACGGCACAAAACCTCTATTTTATTGGAAAGGTTGGAGGTGGCGGTACAGATCAAGGTAATGGAATAGTTTCCGACAAATTTAATAACAGCTATACCATAGGAACGTTTGAAGGGACTGTAGATTTTGACCCAAGTGCCAATACATCAATACTAACCTCAAACGGAGGAACAGATATATTTGTGTTAAAGTTAAATTTTAACGGAGGCTTTGTTTGGGCAAAGACCTTTGGTGGTATTAACAATGATGAAGGAACATCTATAGCACTTGACTCTACAGGTAATATCTATTTTACAGGATCATTCAAAGACAGTGTTGATTTTGACCCTGGAAGTGGAGTATATAACTTAGCATCTGTAGGATTTGAAGATATTTACGTGTGTAAACTAAATCCACAAGGAAATTTAATTTGGGCAAAGACTATCGGTAGTGCTGACACTGATGCTTCAACAGCAATAACCTTAAGTGATTCGGGGTATGTGTACCTCACAGGATATTTTAATGACCCTGCAGATTTCGACCCAAATACTGGAACTACAACGCTAACACCATCGGGCATAAATGATGCTTTTGTATGTAAGCTAGATACTTCGGGCAATTTTAATTGGGCAAAAAACATAGGTGGCACATTTTCTACACGTGCAAAATCTATTCAAGTTGATAATGTAGGTGCAATATATCTTGTCGGACAATTTGATTTTACAACCGATTTCGACCCTAGTCCTGCAAGCTCTTATTCAATTACCTCTTGGGGACAAACAGATGCTTTTGTTGTTAAATTAGACGCAAGCGGAAATTTAATTTGGGCTAAAAAACTAGGAGGATTGAGTGGAGAAGCCGCAACTGCATTAGCCCTATCACCCACATTTAATCATGTTTATATAGCCGGCTACTTTTCAGGAAGTGCTGATTTCGACCCCAGCAGCTCAAACTTTACACTTACTTCTAATGGATCGAGAGATATTTTTATATGCCAGTTAGACTCATCAGGCAATTTTAATTGGGCAAATCAAATCGGAGGCACATCTGTTTCCTATTTCGATGAACCTTATGGGATTTGTGCAAATTCAACAGGAGCATACTTCACAGGAAAAATTGGGGGTGGAGGAGCTATAGATTTTGACCCAAGTAACGCAACATATTTACTTACTCCAATTGGCAATTACGATATTTTTGTTTGCAAATTAAATACAAATGGATCTTTTGGTGGAGCATATAATGTTGGGGGAACTGCGCCCATCACAAAAAAAGGAAACGCAATCACATTAGACTCATGGGGAAACATACTAACCACAGGAGCATTTGCAGGAACTGTTGATTTCGACCCTGGATCAAGCAGTAATAATCTAGTAGCTTCCGGACCAACGGATTGCTTTATTCATAGCGTTACACAATCTGCTCTTTCAATTAATGATATCGAGAGACAAAACCAAGCCTTTCTTTTGTTTCCTAATCCAGCTAATGGGTTCATTCAACTAGTTATTCCACAAGAATATAGTGCTGATGAAGTAGTTGTTGTAAATGCATTAGGAACAACGCTACTAAGTTATTCTATTAACCAAAACGAAAGCACGATTCAAATCAACATCACCTCTATTTCGGACAACCTATCATTTGTTCAACTAAAAAACAAAGGTGTAACGCTTGCAACTCAAAAGTTGGTTATTTACTAATACCAACCATTTCACTGAACTTTATTTCTATAAACCTGTTTATATTTTGCTAAAATTCCTGTACGTTTGTTAATCAATAACTTAAACTAAACTATTTATGTTTTTTCAACTATCAGAAGAGCATTTACTAATACAAAAAGCAGCGCGCAATTTTGCAAACGATGTATTAAAACCCGGAGTAATTGAGCGCGATGAGCATCAAAAATTTCCGGAGAAAGAAATAAAAGAACTGGGCAAGCTTGGCTTTTTAGGAATGATGGTTGACCCCAAATACGGTGGTGGTGGAATGGATACCATTTCCTATGTGTTGGCAATGGAAGAAATATCTAAAGTTGACGCCTCTGCATCGGTAGTGATGTCTGTAAACAACTCTCTTGTTTGTTGGGGATTAGAACAGTTTGGAACAGAGGAACAAAAACAAAAATATTTAACTCGTTTAACTACCGGAGAAATTATAGGCGCATTCTGTTTATCAGAGCCGGAAGCAGGTTCCGATGCTACCTCACAGCGCACTACTGCTATTGACAAAGGCGACCATTATTTATTAAACGGAACAAAAAACTGGATTACAAACGGAAGCAGCGCTTCTGTATATTTAGTAATTGCACAAACCTATCCGGAAAAAGGACACAAAGGAATTAATGCATTTATTGTTGAGCGCGGAATGCCGGGCTTTCAAATTGGTCCTAAGGAAAACAAACTAGGAATTAGAGGATCCGATACGCATTCATTGATGTTTACCGATGTAAAAGTTCCAAAAGAAAATAGGATTGGAGAAGATGGTTTTGGATTTAAGTTTGCCATGAAAACCTTAGCCGGTGGGCGAATTGGAATTGCATCACAAGCATTAGGTATTGCATCCGGAGCATATGAACTAGCATTGGCTTATTCAAAAGAAAGAAAAGCATTTGGAAAAACAATTTCACAACACCAAGCTATCCAGTTTAAACTAGCCGATATGGCCACTGAAATTGAAGCAGCTCGATTACTATGCTTAAAAGCTGCTTGGTTAAAAGATCGTCATTTAGATTACGTATCTGCAGGTGCAATGGCAAAAGTTTTTGCATCAAGAGTTGCTATGGAAGTAACTGTAGAAGCGGTTCAAGTGCATGGTGGATATGGGTTTGTAAAAGAATACCATGTAGAACGTTTAATGCGTGATGCAAAAATTACACAAATTTATGAAGGAACAACAGAGGTGCAAAAAATTGTAATCTCTAGATCGGTATTGGCATAGAATATTTTTTATAATGATAAAAAACTTTTTCGGGGTACTATCCCTCGTATTTATAGCTTTTTTAGGGAAAGCACAACAAAGTAACATAATCTTGTCAGGAAAAATTATGCATGCTAAAGCCGATTCAGGCTTTATTGCCGACCCAAATAAAAAAACGGTAGCTATATTTAATGTTTCCAAAAAGGGAGAGTTCAACACCACATTTTATGCCACAAGTGGGTATTATACTTTCAATTATGGCGAG contains the following coding sequences:
- a CDS encoding T9SS type A sorting domain-containing protein, encoding MAKRIILAFFIGATTLPNFFTAQNLYFIGKVGGGGTDQGNGIVSDKFNNSYTIGTFEGTVDFDPSANTSILTSNGGTDIFVLKLNFNGGFVWAKTFGGINNDEGTSIALDSTGNIYFTGSFKDSVDFDPGSGVYNLASVGFEDIYVCKLNPQGNLIWAKTIGSADTDASTAITLSDSGYVYLTGYFNDPADFDPNTGTTTLTPSGINDAFVCKLDTSGNFNWAKNIGGTFSTRAKSIQVDNVGAIYLVGQFDFTTDFDPSPASSYSITSWGQTDAFVVKLDASGNLIWAKKLGGLSGEAATALALSPTFNHVYIAGYFSGSADFDPSSSNFTLTSNGSRDIFICQLDSSGNFNWANQIGGTSVSYFDEPYGICANSTGAYFTGKIGGGGAIDFDPSNATYLLTPIGNYDIFVCKLNTNGSFGGAYNVGGTAPITKKGNAITLDSWGNILTTGAFAGTVDFDPGSSSNNLVASGPTDCFIHSVTQSALSINDIERQNQAFLLFPNPANGFIQLVIPQEYSADEVVVVNALGTTLLSYSINQNESTIQINITSISDNLSFVQLKNKGVTLATQKLVIY
- a CDS encoding acyl-CoA dehydrogenase; its protein translation is MFFQLSEEHLLIQKAARNFANDVLKPGVIERDEHQKFPEKEIKELGKLGFLGMMVDPKYGGGGMDTISYVLAMEEISKVDASASVVMSVNNSLVCWGLEQFGTEEQKQKYLTRLTTGEIIGAFCLSEPEAGSDATSQRTTAIDKGDHYLLNGTKNWITNGSSASVYLVIAQTYPEKGHKGINAFIVERGMPGFQIGPKENKLGIRGSDTHSLMFTDVKVPKENRIGEDGFGFKFAMKTLAGGRIGIASQALGIASGAYELALAYSKERKAFGKTISQHQAIQFKLADMATEIEAARLLCLKAAWLKDRHLDYVSAGAMAKVFASRVAMEVTVEAVQVHGGYGFVKEYHVERLMRDAKITQIYEGTTEVQKIVISRSVLA